The genomic DNA ATTACCTTCAACTTAACTCATTTTAAATACATAATGACATGGTCATTATATACGTTACCTGTACCAACACAAGAATATTCATCCTGTGTGAAATGATACGGTTATCAAATATCAGTAAATTAGCTGTAGTTGCACCTGTAATTGTAGTTTGTTAttggtttggggttctttttaaatatatgacaGGAACATATTTTACACATGATAGAGAGCCCACAAGATATTCTGAATCAAACCAACCATTACAGTAACACAAGTGGAGGAAATGATATAACTTTGTTCCTCAGACAAACAGATAACTAGAAAGCAGCATGCAAGCCATTATCAAAACACCAGAAACAACCCTGACTGCAGCCTCACGTTCCGTGTGTTTCACAGTAAGAAACATTTAGGCAGTGTCACACCTTCTCATGAAGAAACAAAAGGCCATAAACCAGGCCTTCTCAACTTTCATGAAAAAAACTACAGTAGAAGTCAACAAGTCCTAGCTCGAGACATATCGAGTTAGTAATGGTTCGAAATGCTGAAATATACAATGGATTCAAAAAAGGGCGTCCAGTCAGTGCAGCTTAAAAAACAATAAACGCCTCTTTTGGAGACATTTAGCTACAAAGGTTCCCACCCTGAGCAAGATACCAGTTGCGCAAACAATGCCACACAAAATTATCTCACCTGTTGAAACAGGAACTCTAAAAGCCTTCATGAGGCAAATGCACACCTTTGCGTGGATCTGAAGAGCAAAACCAACCAGGCCAGCTTTGCCACAAACCCAAACCGTAGCATCTCTTTTCAagaggcagccccccccaccctcccttctcAAGTTGATCTTGTACAGCCATTCTGACTGTTAGCCTCACTTAAACACCATCCTTGCTCCCAGAGGAAGGGCTGTAGTTATTGATGAGCTTCCATGTTAATGCCCAGTTTCCACCGCTTCAGGTTGAGTAATCCAATTTACATAAAACTGACAATTTACGGTCAGCTTGTCTAGTCATCTGGGCTTACTGCACAGTTGAGAGGCAATTCTGAAGAGAGAAGCTACAGTTAAACTTCTTTTAGTTTATTGAATGGCACTCATACCTTCACACTCCTTAATGTTTTGGTcctaatttaataaaatatttggctTCTGTTGGATTGAGCCAATGTATTGGACAATATAATAGATACTTAGACAATATAATAGATACTCAACCTATTGGGGAACAGTTTTGAAATTTAAGTACCAACAACAATATTGACATTCAAAAGCTGaaatcagttttttcttttacaaattgAGTGCTTTAACTTTTGTCAAGTTTACTTTTTTGTCAGTATTTAATATGCCAGTAAGCAGTGTCAAATGACAAAGCTGAAACCCTAAAAGTCATCTGGGTGTGTATAGAGCATACTTTTAAAGGCCGATTAGATATTTATAAGCAAATTGAAAGTGTACACTAATACATGCAATATAATTGCTAACAGTAATTTTGTAGTAACAGCTTTGAGACACTGAACGTGACATTGTAGTTCTTAATGAGCTATCCATGCAGCAAGGTATGCATTTCCtataaaatactattaaaaaatccctatatttaaaatcttaaaatttacaATACAATCAACTCTTATATAGTGCCTCAGCATATGTATGATTGCTACTGTGTACAGAATTTTATACTATCTTAGtagaaaatatttacaatagATTGGCCCCTTCCTTCATCGTTTAAGTTTTCCTCCAGGTCCTATATGCTGTATAGTTTCATTTATCCAAAAGAAGCTGTAATGCTTTAACGCCCTGTTCTTAATTTGGCAACAATCATAGCTGCCAACTGTTGTGCATCTGTCATGTGGGGATTCTTTTCCATCACAGAAAGGACAATGCTTGGAGGGAAAATATTGCAGAGGTTCTTGTATGTTTGATACTGATGTTCTGGGATGATATGGGGTTCCCGCGGCTCACCACATATCCCAATCCAGGGATTCCTCCAGAGTTGCTCCATCTTCTCAGGCATACTTCTTACCATTACAGGTTCATAACAAGGCTGCATGAGGTTGTTACTCAGTGGGTACGAGTGATAAGTGTAAGAGTCTGATGCACATGGTAATGGATCCCAACTAGCATGCTGCTCTCGACAGAGAGGTGGTCTTCTCTGCCTTGTAGGGTTACTTTCATAAAGCCGTGAGTCAGAAACACTGTCCATTCGCGTCATGACCAAGGCACGGCTTGGTTGTGCAGTTGATGGATGAACATTTTGAGGCACAGAGTATTCGCCTGGACAACTGGACCGTGCTCCAACAACTGGATGCTGGGCATGTAGGCCTAAGTGGGAAACTGACTGTTTGCGAAGGGATTGCTTAGGCTCTTCAGTTCCGTAACTCTGAACTCTATTTAAGGCTTCATGGTAACCATGGGAAAAAGGCTGAAGTCGATTTTGCGATGGCAGTCTGTGGATCTTCACATTGTCTTCTGGACTGGCATCTGCTACACCCAGATACAAGTCATTGTAAGAGGAATAAGAATCATTACTTGTATGGCTTAAGCAATTGTCAGGACAGGGGCTTGAGTTTCTAGAATACATCCCCTGGTCCATATCAGCCCCGTAATAATCTGTGTTACGGATACTACTTATGCTCAAGTTGGAGAAATCACTGAGTAAGGAGTAATAGCCATGGTCCCCCAATGAGTCATATTTGGGATACTGGTCAGTATAGCTAACTGAGGTGCCATGGCTATTGGTGACTAGTATAGGAGGATATTGCACACTGGACATATGTTCCAGTGAGGATTTCTGATGCATGAACTGTGAGGAACCTGGCACCGGACTGCTTGCAGAACGAGTATTTAATGCACCAGCTGCATGGCTTTTTGGTGGAGGGAGCGTTGGTACACTTAATGCAGAAACCAGAGACGGGACAGAGCTGGCCTCAGACTTCCGGGCTACTGATAACTTTTCCTCAGGCTCCACAGCTACTGATCTAATGCTTGGATCTGACTGACGTTTTGGGGCAATGCGTTTCACTTCAGAACTGATTTCTCCTTTGGAGCTGGATGGCCCTGTGCCACATTTGGCCAAGGCTCCCTCACTCATAGTTTTCACAGCAGATAATTTGGCACTTATTCGAAGCTCATCCGCTACTGACCTTTGAGGCTGGTTTGCCCGTTCTGGGTGGTAATATTTACATTTGTGCCCATAGGTGCACTTTTTACCTGGAAGAAAAGTGTTTTCAGgttaaataaagcaaaaactAATCAATACCATCAGctgctatctttttttctttatatctttcACCACTTCTCAATAGTAATATTTCTAGATTAACCCCCTAAGGAATAATcatatatattgtatatacaGGCAGTCATAGACTCTGTGACCTGTATCCACTTATATCACTGCACCAAGGGCAAGACACATCACTTTTCTTTCTACTGGCTCATGATTTCAATACTGACAACAAACATACTCAATGCTATATAAAACAAAACTGGTCTAACACAGTTTGTATAGTTATGAATCTCCTTCCTTGaataaaaaccagaagaaaatagcaaaaagCTGTGTTATCCACATGGTATATCTGGTAATCCTTAATTTTCTGCTACATTGTGTTTATCAATATGTGTATGAAGGGTATAAAAATGGATGCAGTGCTTGGCTGGCAACACaaaaaatgacacttttttttttccagcaatgacAAGGTGTTAATTAATTGCTTGCTTCACCTACCTTTGAATACAACAAATCAATCTGACTTAGGCACTTACCATAAGGACACGGTTGTTTCTTATGTTCAGGAATAACTGGCCTTTTCCTTAAGAAATTTTCAAGGCTTGGACCATGGCGTCCTAAAGGATCATCAGGAGGCATAAATCTaaggggaaagaaattaaatgtgaaTTTCAGTTTTTACTGAGGATTCTGAATTACCAAATTTCCttacttttgaagaaaaaaacatacttGTCATTCACAAAAGAATACATTAGCAGCCGCTCCTCTATGAACTTCTTCCATTCtggtttttcattttgaagatcCCGATAGTTGTCATTTGATACAATGATGCCATCCGAGTCGAAAGCAAGTTTTACTATGAATCGATCATCATAGCAAACTACTCTTCTTCCCTGAACTCTTCGAGATGGGGTGAAAACaagaattttctctttctccaatTTCCGTAAGATTTCTTgatctgtaaaataattttagttaagcagcttttaaaaaagttttaaaagaaagaaatgcagtcttTGAAATATGAAACTTCTTGCCCTCTTATCTGAGAAAGTATTTTGTAATTATGTTCATATACGGTCCCCCTTATCATTAAAAAATACCTAGATGCTGAGTGCCATTTGATTTCTGAGGTTTCAAAGCACTGGGTAAATATTCAATATTTAAGCTTCACAACCACTCTACTCCTCTGTAAACAACTGTATATCTTTACTCAATCTTCCTGAACCTGTGAAGAACTCAGTTGTTACTGTATTGCAATAGCCTTCTTGTTAGCCTGGAGTAAAACGTAAGCACCTTCTATGGGTCAAAGCACATGCTGCCTCTTCAGTGTTCAAGATAATCCTACTAAATGAGTCCCTGATCTGATAATACTTATTTTATACTCACCCAGCAACTAAGAATCAGGTCCTATATGCTTAACAATGATTGCTAATGGGAAAATTATGACTACTACTTCTCAAAAGTGTTGCAATGATCCAGTAATGttacaaaaaaaagcattgtttaCAGGTGCAGATACTTAAATGCTTGTTTCCTCACCAGTGAAATCATTGCGTTTTCAAATGAACAGTTGAGTGCAACATCATCGTGCAACACCACATCCACAGCCCAGTATGTAGTACCCATCAGAAAGATAACATGGTTGTGTTTCAAtgcaattcttttttcttctttttaaccaaGGGGTCAAAGAAAATCTTGATCTGTTACCTGTAATTGGTGCATCAGGTCGGGACTGTTCTTTTCTCCATGCAGGTACAAACACAGTGATATCTTTATGTCCTTTTTCCAGAAACCAATCAACAGCTAGCTGAATTCCCCGACAGGAAAATCCTTCTTTATTCCCATGGCTGAAGGACATGCAAAAGTTTTAGAAACAGCAAGGACAAAAgttatatttggttttgttttttgttgttatggtgtgtttggtttggggtttgttttttttcttctaaagctaCCATGGTCTAAGCATATAAGGGAAACAAAGTCTGTAAAGATAGGTAAACCTTTTTATTAGACCAGCTTACATAACTGGAAAAAAGACAATTGTCCAGAGCTATCCAGCCATCAGATTACAGCAACACTGCTACTTAAAACTCTAGAAATGGTGAAATTTCACTATcccaaaagcaaagacaaataaacgttaagtttttctgctttttaattttattagctGAGCTAATGAAAAATATCACTTTCCCCACAAATTGAGCTTACCTTAAATAGTACCATAAAAAGTTATCAATAACAAAAAAGGAATGAACTAACAATGCTGGCTGTCATGGGTGATAGGTGCTTTTAAACATCTAGATTAAAAAAGTACATTAATATTAAGTGTTCTGCATTTTTTACTAGGACTTTTTCTCTTTAAGGGAAAGAAATAACTCTCTCAAAGTTATTTAAgcacaccccacacacccccaatttgtttttctgaaacagaagtctCTAAAACAGCACACAAATCAGATAAAGGGATTTAATTTTTAGAATGGCTTAAGaagtttctgcaaaggaaaaaagaaattcttcaaaGGTTTGATAGAAACTAAGGAGAATCTTAATTATGAATCTTTTTCAGTCTACCTCATGGGTACACCTATCTTGATTTGCTAAACGTAGACTGAACTAAAGAATCAGGTTTTAAATCCTCTCAGGAAATAGTTTAGGAATGCCTGAATAATACATAAGCACATATAGAAGAGAAAATGACGACATTTAATTATAATATCCTTAGTAGTTAGTCTACACAGGTAAGAGACACACACAGATCTTTGCATTATGGTTGAATTTCATATTTAGATTCAAGCTGACATTTTCTTCGTCTGAAAAACAGAGTGCATATATTACTGCTACACCACATAATTGAATAATAAAAACTAAGGGTTCTGGttcttttccattaatattgtaactacttgagaaaaaaaaaattggtctgctctttttactaaaaaaaaaaaaaaaaaaaaaaaacaaaaaaaaaacccaaaaaaaaacaaaaaaacaaaacaacccccaaaccaaacacaaaaccccaccaaacaacaacaacGCTCTTTGTTACACACTTACACAATTTGGCTAGCAAAGTGAACTACTTCCAAAATTGCATCTGAAAAGGGTAGACTAGTAAGCCAGCGCTATGCTCCTTGATGCACACTCTTCAAAATGTATTAATtcaatcttttttccccttttctcaacATAGCTGCAATTTTTCATCAGCTGTGATAGGAGGAGTGATGCTGCCCAGTTAGTTTGGCACCTACCAGTCATTATTTCTGAAGAGACTTATATGTTaatttgtgaagaaaattaagtaaTTTCTTCAAATTGTTCCATCCATTGCAAAAAGTGTGAACTGAATCACATCAGTGATGCCGTATTGAGGAATGAGATCCTCACCACGAAAAAGTGGTTGAGTGGCCAGGTCAGGGAGGGTTACAGAACGCTGTAAGGGCAGGGGAGGCCATGCGCACCAATGACGCTCCCtattagaaaaaaaccacaaggggCCTAGGTAGCAGTGCTGAGCAGAAGATACAGGAGAGAACTGCTATAGCAGCCCTGAAGCGTGTTGGCAGTCCACACAGTTGGCTGTAATTAAGGAGGCTTTGTGGTGCTATATAATGCTAGGTACTCCTCCCACTACTTGAAGCAGCCAGCATTTGACTGTACAAAGTGGCATCCAGCTGCTGCACCATCCTGTTCCAAGCTGTTAGTTCTGTGTAGCATCCCCCAAAACTGTTTACTTCAAGAAAATTTCAATACTGAAAATGGAAATGGTTCCATTTTCCATATAAAGCCACTTTTCAGTTACAACAGACACACTTTACCATAAAAGCAAGGCCTCCACTTGCATTATCAATAATTGCGGTATTTTTAAGCATGAGAAGTGTATAACCCTTGCACTTTCCAGATATTCTCAGTCTGTAGAGCAGATGCTGCACAAGTAAGAGATTTGCATCTTATTAAAATTGTCTTCAGCATTATTCTATAGATTATCATTCAAAATTTTACTTCAAtaatgttgttgttattattattattatagaaCAACATCACAGATTACTGGACCATAGCAAGATGCATGCTCTTCCTGTCTCAAAACGTTAAATAGAGTAACACTGAAACAGACCAAAGGTAGACAGATCTAGTACCATCTGTATGACTAAGGCCTACGGATCACTAGCGTGGTCCAAATTCTTGCAACTTAAATAATGAATACAGAAGCTGCAATGTTGCTAAAGCATTTTCCTTAGATTTTTGTACATTTCAGATGCATAAGCATTTTGTTACGAGTTGGaattgatgatccttatgggtcccttccaacctgagataTTCTCTGATTCTTTAAATAAATAGAGCATCAGTTCTAAGCTATACAACAGTAAAGAGTACACGCAGACTTTTCTCCAGTTGCTGCCACATTATGCTCAGCAGTAATTCAAGCAGTACAGAGACTACAAATtcaacaagcacagaaaaaaaaaggaaagaaaaaagttaaattcaaTATTGGTGATGTTGCTTTATAGAAACATCTTTTGGATTGATGTAACCACAACTTGGGACTGGAAAATCCAGTATATAAAATATTCTTGTAGGATTTGGGGGGTTTATGTATTTCAAAACTCATAGAGTACTCAATACACccataaaaatctgaattttcttaATACATAGATAAAAAAGATCACAAATTCTTTTAGAGCAGAAAGCTGAACTAAAGGAAATCTATTGTGCAAACACGACCTGAAGAAAGCTTGGTATCACTGATGATTAAACAGACTGTTTAAAGAA from Accipiter gentilis chromosome 24, bAccGen1.1, whole genome shotgun sequence includes the following:
- the ZC3H12B gene encoding probable ribonuclease ZC3H12B; translation: MTAWSMVGKLKMEKRHSREDRNVEQDAGECSAESEEWTSSESEPEQPYFRSSCSNTQWREKEVSTKPHRPLCRSPCLDRPSFSQSSITQDLKLDECKTNLDKEYQAKMDFALKLGYAGDQIQAVLNKLGADALINDVLAELVRLGNKSESEGQSSASSTTSTLVPRGPCPKEIASPELSLEDEVVDNSDNLRPIVIDGSNVAMSHGNKEGFSCRGIQLAVDWFLEKGHKDITVFVPAWRKEQSRPDAPITDQEILRKLEKEKILVFTPSRRVQGRRVVCYDDRFIVKLAFDSDGIIVSNDNYRDLQNEKPEWKKFIEERLLMYSFVNDKFMPPDDPLGRHGPSLENFLRKRPVIPEHKKQPCPYGKKCTYGHKCKYYHPERANQPQRSVADELRISAKLSAVKTMSEGALAKCGTGPSSSKGEISSEVKRIAPKRQSDPSIRSVAVEPEEKLSVARKSEASSVPSLVSALSVPTLPPPKSHAAGALNTRSASSPVPGSSQFMHQKSSLEHMSSVQYPPILVTNSHGTSVSYTDQYPKYDSLGDHGYYSLLSDFSNLSISSIRNTDYYGADMDQGMYSRNSSPCPDNCLSHTSNDSYSSYNDLYLGVADASPEDNVKIHRLPSQNRLQPFSHGYHEALNRVQSYGTEEPKQSLRKQSVSHLGLHAQHPVVGARSSCPGEYSVPQNVHPSTAQPSRALVMTRMDSVSDSRLYESNPTRQRRPPLCREQHASWDPLPCASDSYTYHSYPLSNNLMQPCYEPVMVRSMPEKMEQLWRNPWIGICGEPREPHIIPEHQYQTYKNLCNIFPPSIVLSVMEKNPHMTDAQQLAAMIVAKLRTGR